In a single window of the Helicoverpa zea isolate HzStark_Cry1AcR chromosome 9, ilHelZeax1.1, whole genome shotgun sequence genome:
- the LOC124633504 gene encoding prostaglandin reductase 1-like: protein MVKARKYVVVNEFDGLPKREDFEIVEYELPPIKKGEILVKVEWVSVDPYMRVYRPFPVPYDQGAYQVGLVIESKASKYPAGTRVLSHKGWCDYAIIDTNKPYSDSDIFPEFYKIPDLSGFSNSLAIGAVGMPGASGYLGFLEVCQPKAGETVVVTGAAGAVGSVVGQIAKIKGCKVIGFAGSDEKVKWLEEIGFDKAINYKTADIKTALQEAAPNGVDCFFDNVGGEVSSIIIYQMNQGGRAVVVGSISTYNGDFSDMPKATMLQFAILSKQLKIQGFSIGDPEARKRQPDAHKQLLKWIKSGQLKAREHVTEGFENLYDAFVGMLKGENFGKAVVKL from the coding sequence ATGGTGAAGGCACGTAAATACGTCGTCGTAAATGAATTCGACGGTTTACCCAAACGTGAAGACTTCGAAATTGTTGAATACGAGTTACCACCGATCAAGAAAGGAGAAATTCTAGTCAAAGTGGAGTGGGTGAGTGTGGACCCATACATGCGTGTATACAGACCATTTCCAGTTCCATATGATCAAGGCGCTTACCAAGTTGGATTAGTAATAGAATCGAAGGCTTCTAAATACCCCGCTGGTACCCGAGTCCTCTCTCACAAAGGCTGGTGTGACTACGCTATCATCGATACAAATAAGCCTTACTCCGACTCCGACATATTTCCTGAATTCTACAAAATACCTGACCTGAGTGGTTTTTCTAATTCTCTCGCAATTGGAGCAGTGGGCATGCCTGGTGCCTCGGGGTACTTAGGATTTCTGGAGGTTTGTCAACCCAAGGCTGGTGAAACAGTGGTTGTGACGGGGGCTGCTGGAGCGGTCGGCTCGGTAGTCGGACAGATTGCCAAGATCAAGGGCTGCAAGGTCATCGGCTTCGCTGGCTCTGACGAGAAGGTGAAGTGGCTGGAAGAGATCGGCTTCGACAAGGCGATCAACTACAAGACTGCTGACATCAAGACGGCTCTGCAGGAAGCTGCTCCTAACGGTGTTGACTGCTTCTTCGACAATGTTGGTGGTGAAGTCAGTAGTATTATAATATATCAGATGAACCAAGGTGGCAGAGCTGTAGTGGTGGGAAGCATCAGTACCTATAATGGTGATTTTAGTGATATGCCAAAAGCCACTATGCTGCAATTTGCTATACtatcaaaacaattgaaaattcaAGGTTTTTCCATTGGGGATCCCGAGGCTAGGAAACGTCAACCAGATGCACATAAACAACTTCTCAAGTGGATAAAAAGTGGACAGTTGAAGGCCAGGGAGCACGTAACTGAGGGTTTTGAGAACCTCTATGATGCTTTCGTTGGAATGTTAAAAGGTGAAAACTTTGGCAAGGCTGTTGTTAAGttataa
- the LOC124632969 gene encoding prostaglandin reductase 1-like, giving the protein MVKARKYVVKKAFEGLPKREDFEIVEYELPSLKNGEILVKVEWVSVDPYMRAYSTQFSIPYDQFGYQVGLVEDSKDPKFPVGTKVVSHKGWCDYVIIDTNEVDPFCSVYKLPEIKGFSDSLGVGAVGMPGAAAYFGLMDICKPKAGETVVVTGAAGAVGSLVGQIAKIKGCKVIGFAGSEEKLKWLEEIGFDKAINYKGANLSAALKEAAPKGVDCYFDNVGGELSSIIINQMNDFGRVAVCGSSSSYNEDPSKTPKASILQPALVFKQLKIEGFLTWRWLYRQSDAHTELIKWIQSGELKPREHIYEGFENIYDAFLGILKGENVGKAVVKL; this is encoded by the coding sequence ATGGTGAAGGCTCGAAAATACGTTGTCAAAAAAGCATTTGAGGGTTTACCCAAACGTGAAGACTTCGAAATTGTGGAATACGAGTTACCTTCCCTAAAAAATGGAGAAATTCTGGTCAAAGTTGAATGGGTGAGTGTGGACCCATACATGCGTGCTTACAGTACTCAATTTTCCATTCCTTACGATCAGTTCGGCTATCAAGTTGGCTTGGTGGAAGATTCGAAGGATCCCAAATTCCCAGTTGGCACCAAAGTTGTCTCCCACAAAGGCTGGTGTGATTATGTTATCATCGATACCAATGAAGTCGATCCTTTCTGCTCAGTGTACAAACTGCCAGAAATCAAAGGTTTCTCGGATTCTTTGGGAGTGGGAGCAGTGGGTATGCCTGGTGCAGCTGCGTACTTCGGACTTATGGATATTTGTAAACCAAAAGCTGGTGAGACAGTGGTTGTAACGGGGGCTGCTGGAGCGGTCGGCTCACTGGTTGGACAGATTGCTAAGATCAAGGGCTGCAAGGTCATCGGCTTCGCTGGCTCTGAAGAGAAGCTGAAGTGGCTGGAAGAGATCGGCTTCGACAAGGCGATCAACTACAAGGGTGCCAACCTTTCGGCTGCTCTCAAGGAAGCTGCTCCTAAAGGTGTTGACTGTTACTTCGACAACGTTGGTGGAGAGCTCAGCAGTATTATCATAAATCAGATGAACGACTTTGGCAGGGTAGCAGTTTGTGGTAGTAGCAGTTCTTACAACGAGGATCCTTCTAAAACACCTAAGGCGTCTATTCTACAACCAGCTTTGGTATTCAAGCAATTGAAAATAGAAGGTTTCTTAACATGGCGATGGCTGTATCGTCAATCAGATGCACATACAGAACTTATCAAGTGGATACAGAGTGGAGAGTTAAAGCCCAGAGAACACATCTATGAAGGTTTCGAAAACATCTACGACGCGTTTCTTGGAATATTGAAGGGAGAAAATGTTGGTAAAGCTGTTGTTAAATTGTAA